One genomic window of Osmia bicornis bicornis chromosome 5, iOsmBic2.1, whole genome shotgun sequence includes the following:
- the LOC114878636 gene encoding uncharacterized protein LOC114878636, translating to MYDICHPSYYCIEKLGCTDPVKISTTFYAYIELCEAKRYWEVNYKFNEVLDLLYLEVKRNKNSQTEIYMPWPASHNISLDKIEKIQEGLNTDQVTFVFKSADSTSIIYKASKGLVKPVAPETTKLMKEKEEKKSDLEKEIRKNTSYLYELAKSLNTENTDNTENKKDTSPSTSNSNNTGING from the exons atgtaCGATATATGTCACCCTAGT TACTATTGTATTGAAAAGTTGGGTTGTACTGATCCTGTAAAAATAAGTACAACCTTTTATGCTTATATTGAACTATGTGAAG CAAAGCGATATTGGGAAGTCAACTACAAATTCAACGAAGTCTTGGATTTACTATATTTGGaagtaaaaagaaacaaaaattctCAGACAGAAATATATATGCCTTGGCCAGCATCGCATAATATTTCTCTTGATAAGATTGAAAAGATACAAGAAGGTTTAAACACTGACCA GGTAACATTTGTTTTCAAGTCTGCAGACAGTACCAGTATTATTTACAAAGCAAGCAAAGGTCTTGTAAAACCTGTGGCTCCAGAAACAACtaaattaatgaaagaaaaagaagaaaagaaatcagACTTGGAgaaggaaattagaaaaaatacTTCATACTTGTATGAGTTAGCAAAATCTTTAAATACAGAGAACACAGACAATacagaaaacaaaaaagaCACTAGTCCTAGTACAAGCAATAGCAATAACACAGGGATAAATGGATAA
- the LOC114878643 gene encoding serine/threonine-protein kinase N isoform X6, which produces MCFRFFFPSKETRTFEQDERTLESYRYEPSLELALEERVEELRHRLRIEAAVVEGAKNVIRLLQSAKVADKKALTEAQASLAESSRKLDLLRLSLELRRQELPPDSGTAAQLKRELASVQSASPVPVTYTSLQPFRGPLEGRATVPASVSRCAAVTGQLEVRLMGCQDLAEEVPGRTRREHPASPDLRSFVKGVTGRSSSKSYSVKDETSNDIMAVIKLDNQTVAQTSWRPCSQQAWDQRFSIELDKSRELEIGIYWKDWRSLCAIKFLRLEEFIDDVRHGMALQLEPQGLLFAEIKFLNPMISRKPKLQRQRKIFKQQVKNFPRANQMNINVATWGRLLKRSAPSLHNTRNSESPPSGAQPLQLVFDTSLEDKPETPGELPDPEKGGLGGARPLGLSTSSSSPTLPRPPEHPPPPPPTVTKKPSLPAPPPPPKLDQELQSALREFDFLHNEEKGGPQGAILRPLVTEPRPVLIAPPSPRTPSPQPVVEFPEDEVVYEMPSKPSQYRDSAYESRRHSQLTGMTIDNFRLLSVLGRGHFGKVILSQYRNTGEYFAIKALKKGDIIARDEVESLLSEKRIFEVANATRHPFLVNLFACFQTEAHVCFVMEYAAGGDLMMHIHADVFGEPRAVFYSACVVLGLQYLHESRIIYRDLKLDNLLLDTEGYVKIADFGLCKEGMGYGDRTGTFCGTPEFLAPEVLTETSYTRAVDWWGLGVLIFEMLVGESPFPGDDEEEVFDSIVNDEVRYPRFLSLEAIAIMRRLLRKNPDRRLGSSERDAEDVKKQAFFRHIAWDDLLLRRVKPPFVPVIHSVEDVSNFDEEFTSEKPQLTPPKDPRPLNDLEQMLFKDFTYMADWC; this is translated from the exons GCTCAAGCAAGTCTTGCAGAATCGAGTAGAAAATTGGACCTATTGAGATTATCCCTCGAGCTTAGACGGCAAGAATTGCCACCAGACAGTGGCACAGCAGCACAGTTGAAGAGGGAACTAGCTAGTGTTCAATCAGCCAGTCCAGTACCGGTGACTTACACTTCCTTGCAACCGTTTCGTGGTCCTCTGGAGGGTAGAGCGACTGTGCCTGCTTCGGTCTCAAGATGTGCAGCTGTTACTGGACAATTAGAG gTACGATTAATGGGATGCCAAGACCTGGCGGAAGAAGTACCTGGACGTACGAGAAGGGAACATCCGGCGAGTCCAGATTTACGTAGTTTTGTTAAAGGAGTTACAGGGCGCAGTTCGAGCAAATCGTACAGTGTTAAAGATGAGACTAGTA ATGATATTATGGCGGTTATTAAACTGGACAACCAAACAGTAGCGCAAACTAGTTGGCGACCATGTTCCCAGCAGGCATGGGATCAAAg GTTTTCCATCGAACTAGACAAGTCGAGGGAACTCGAGATAGGCATTTATTGGAAAGATTGGAGATCTCTTTGTGCTATAAAGTTTTTACGTTTAGAAGAATTCATCGATGATGTGAGACACGGGATGGCCCTGCAGTTGGAGCCACAGGGCCTTCTGTTTGCCGAAATAAAGTTCTTGAATCCTATGATCTCGAGGAAGCCCAAGTTGCAAAGGCAACGAAAAATCTTTAAGCAGCAAGTGAAAAATTTCCCGAGAGCTAATCAAATGAATATTAACGTTGCCACTTGGGGTAGACTTTTAAAACGATCCGCGCCCTCGTTACACAATACAAGAAACTCTGAAAGTCCACCATCAG GAGCGCAACCTCTCCAGCTTGTTTTCGACACCTCGTTGGAAGACAAACCCGAGACACCTGGAGAATTGCCCGATCCAGAGAAAGGAGGTTTGGGAGGAGCTAGACCTTTGGGACTATCAACCTCTAGTAGTAGTCCCACACTGCCACGTCCTCCGGAACATCCTCCACCTCCACCACCCACCGTTACAAAGAAACCCTCGTTGCCAGCACCTCCACCCCCACCGAAACTAGATCAAGAG TTACAGAGTGCATTAAGGGAGTTTGATTTTCTGCACAACGAGGAAAAGGGGGGGCCTCAGGGCGCAATTTTGAGGCCTCTTGTAACAGAGCCTCGTCCCGTGCTGATCGCACCACCCTCTCCACGCACACCCTCGCCCCAACCTGTCGTCGAGTTTCCTGAAGATGAG GTTGTGTACGAAATGCCGAGCAAGCCTTCTCAGTACAGGGATAGTGCCTACGAATCCAGAAGACACTCGCAACTGACTGGAATGACTATTGACAACTTTAGGCTACTCTCTGTTCTTGGACGTGGTCATTTTGGGAAAGTGATACTTTCGCAATACAGAAATACAGGggaatattttgcaataaaagcTCTGAAAAAGGGTGATATAATAGCAAGGGACGAAGTAGAGTCGTTGCTTTCAGAGAAAAGAATATTCGAGGTGGCCAATGCTACCCGTCATCCTTTCCTTGTAAATCTGTTTGCTTGTTTCCAAACCGAg GCACATGTTTGTTTTGTGATGGAATATGCAGCTGGAGGAGATCTTATGATGCACATACACGCGGATGTGTTTGGGGAACCAAGAGCTGTATTTTATTCGGCCTGCGTAGTGTTAGgtttacaatatttacatGAAAGTCGAATCATTTACAG agATTTGAAATTAGATAATTTACTATTGGATACAGAAGGATATGTAAAAATTGCTGATTTCGGTTTGTGTAAAGAAGGAATGGGCTATGGTGATAGAACGGGAACATTTTGTGGTACACCAGAATTCTTAGCACCCGAGGTTCTTACCGAAACCTCGTACACACGAGCTGTTGATTGGTGGGGTCTTGGTGTATTAATATTTGAGATGCTTGTTGGTGAG TCACCGTTCCCTGGTGATGACGAAGAAGAAGTATTTGATTCTATTGTGAACGATGAAGTTCGGTATCCGCGATTTCTTTCTTTAGAAGCGATAGCAATAATGAGAAgg TTACTGAGAAAAAATCCTGATAGAAGATTGGGTAGTAGtgaaagagatgctgaagaTGTTAAGAAACAAGCATTCTTTAGGCACATAGCTTGGGATGATTTACTTCTGAGACGTGTAAAACCACCGTTTGTTCCAGTAATT CATTCGGTGGAGGATGTTAGTAATTTTGATGAAGAATTTACATCGGAAAAGCCTCAGTTAACTCCGCCTAAAGATCCTAGGCCGCTTAATGATTTAGAACAAATGCTATTTAAAGATTTTACGTACATGGCTGACTGGTGCTAG